The region GAAAAAAGCATATATAGACTGCATAAATTTTAGGTGGCTTCCACATTACTAATTCCGGTCATCTTCATCATTTCCCTATCGGAATTACTGAACAACTGAGCCACCGAGGTCACTACGTGGCACTTATTGGTACTACATGTGCTACTGGACTTTTTCTTCTTGACTTCTGCCGACGACGAAGATGCTGAAGACCTCGTTGGAAGCGGAAACACGGATGGTATCTCGAAGTTAGTCCTTGCACTAGCACCTCTCATCCGCCTTGCCGCTGCGTCATACGCACGCGCCGCTTCCTCCGCAGTGTCAAACGTCCCCAGCCAATGCCTGCAACGCCCTATCTTGTCACGTATCTCCGCTGACCACCTCCCCCACGGCCTCTTCCTCACCCCTCTGTAACTCTTCTCCACACCACCATTATTCTTAACCGGTTTGGACTTTGATCCTTCGCTGTGACCACTTGATGTAACACTACTTTTTCCGAACAGAACCTGTTCTCCGACCACGGCGGCAATGCCTTCCAGAACAATAGGGTTTCCGACGGCTATGTGTTCCGACGAAATATTGGTTTCCGGAGACGGGGTTTCAAGATTTTGGTCGAAAATCGAGGAGTTTTCTAGAATTTGAGGTGTGGTCATGAAGGAATTGTAGAAAAACTGAGTGTTCATTGTTTTGGATGCTATGTTTTTAGTGGAAGTGGAGATGAAACAGTATCTATCTTCTGTTTACTAGCAGTAGGATCTAAAGAGGCACACGAAAGCTCTGCATGGGATATGGTGAGTGTACCCTTACCATATTTATACACCAAGTTGATCCGACCCGAAATACTAAGAACAACCAATTTCATATGTAGCCAAAATTTCGAGATTACATTAGAAAATACATGGAATATTTTAGTACGGTATATAAGAATAATATTTTCGTATTGATTTTCTTTTCAAAAGCAACATATCTATGTA is a window of Lactuca sativa cultivar Salinas chromosome 1, Lsat_Salinas_v11, whole genome shotgun sequence DNA encoding:
- the LOC111910698 gene encoding ethylene-responsive transcription factor ERF084, with translation MNTQFFYNSFMTTPQILENSSIFDQNLETPSPETNISSEHIAVGNPIVLEGIAAVVGEQVLFGKSSVTSSGHSEGSKSKPVKNNGGVEKSYRGVRKRPWGRWSAEIRDKIGRCRHWLGTFDTAEEAARAYDAAARRMRGASARTNFEIPSVFPLPTRSSASSSSAEVKKKKSSSTCSTNKCHVVTSVAQLFSNSDREMMKMTGISNVEAT